A genomic segment from Nicotiana sylvestris chromosome 1, ASM39365v2, whole genome shotgun sequence encodes:
- the LOC138874578 gene encoding uncharacterized protein, whose protein sequence is MAVPVQPSQEENIIQNVTEKEAETVQEPVVDVAADKDQSQLIGKKRPHAPFPQRLTKYQKEEQYKKFFEMLKQIQTCSAVVTRPIAEKLSELGSFIIPCTIGNFAFAKALCYLGANINLMPLAIYKRLGIRRARPTSMLLQLADRTVKRPSGILDDVLI, encoded by the exons ATGGCG GTGCCAGTCCAGCCTTCCCAGGAAGAGAACATCATTCAGAATGTGAccgagaaagaagctgagacagtCCAAGAACCAGTAGTTGATGTAGCAGCTGATAAGGATCAATCCCAGTTGATTGGAAAGAAGAGACCTCATGCACCTTTCCCTCAGAGGCTGACTAAGTACCAAAAGGAGGAACAATACAAGAAGTTCTTCgaaatgctgaaacaaatccag acatgtagtgcagtggtgactagaccaattgcaGAAAAGCTGTCTGAGCTAGGGAGCTTTAtaattccatgcactattggtaattttgcttttgctaaAGCACTGTGTTATCTAGGGGCCAACatcaatcttatgcccctggcgattTACAAGAGGTTGGGCATtcgaagagctagacccacctctatgttgttgcagctggctgacaggacAGTGAAACGACCCTCTGGTATACTGGATGATGTGCTAATttag